AGGATGCAGCAAGAAATCAGATGTGCCcagcaaggagaaaaggcagctgaTCTCCAGATTAGAGAGGTCTTAGAGATGGGGctgatttcagctgcagagaaggTCCAGGTCACCAGACCTCTCACTTGAGCTTTCCTGCTTCTGGAGCTGGGATTCCCACTCGATCAACCCCTTCCCAAGGGCTTTGAAGTTCAAAGGGGATGAGACCTTTAGGAAATCTAAGTCTCATCCTAGCTGGAGAAGCTTGTCAAAAGCCTGATGGAATATCTGACCTATTTCAGCCTCATGGGTCATCATTGTTCTGGCTGCAcatcctcctttccctttgtgACCTCCCAGCTTCCCAACTTCCCAGTATCCTGGgtctggaaagcagctgtgttGTCCCCAAGCCTCACCTCTCGTTCTCCTCAGGGGATTCATCTCCCACTTGGCTCATTCCTTCTGCACCCTCCTGGCACCCCTCCGAGTCTGACATCTTCTCCCCTGGttggcacagcagccccacagacagctccagcaccagggTGCTGCCACTGTTTCGCttttcctgtgctcagcagaagtGAGCTGTGCCGGAAACTTCATGGGCTGAGGGTTTGGGGGGATGGGAGGGGGCAGAAGGAAGGTGAATtttagggtttgttttgttctcttttaaaAACCATTGAGACTGATTTAAGATTTTACTTGCCAGCAGCTAAAAATTTGGAAGTCCTGGGCTAACCCAAAAGAAAAGTGGGTGGAATGGACATCCCCACCATGGCAGGGAAAGGAGTGACCCACTGTTTCCCCCAGCTTCCCATGCCATGGTGATAGCCATCATCTCTAAACCACAGCACCCTACACCATACCAGTCCcggggtgctgctgcaggtgctgccaaGGTTCTCCTGACTTTGCACCTCTCAAATCCCACCGGAGCCAAAGGGTCTGCTTCTGCCCTGCAGATGCCACCCcactccccctgcccagctcttccCCACAGCTTCCTGCTGATGCCATCATGGGCTGAGGTTCTGCAATGCCTCCTGGGGCTTGGGTTGTTGTCTCTTTGTGTCTTCACCACTGGGGAAGGGCATGGGCATCTGCAGCTTTGGGCAGGGACCAACAGCAGAGAGGTCCCTCACGTCCTCAGCACACCCCCTGCCAAAgcctccccatccccaccaggACTGCCACAGTGAGGCAGTCCCTGCTGGCACCATGGCATGAGTCGGGGTCTGGCCACCCAGGCAGGCAACACCCACCTCTCCCACCAAAGCTTTATTTACATCACTGCTGCCATGATGCAGCTCTTCGCAAAACTAGAGAGAAAGGGCACCCAGTCAGTGcccctgagcctggcagggcagcagggacagcggGGAGAGGAGGACAGCTGTGGAGACATAGGTGCTTAGGACTCGCCAGCCTCAAACATCTTCTTTCTGCCCTCCATGCCGGACTTCTCCTCAATGTTCTTCCTCCAGTCACCGACATCACGCAGATCCTTCTCCTGGGGGAGGGATGGTTGTGTTGGTGTGAATGGTGCCGTGGTAAGAACACAcctggccccagccccacaccagtCCACCCATGGAAACCCCCATGTCAGCTAGAGGAGCCCAGTTCCACCCATGCTGTACATCTTTTTGAACTGCACCCTCCTGTTTCAACATCATGGGTTCCAGAGAAGGAAACACTGAGCAGGAAGAAGGACATTATGGAGAAAGAGTCATTCTCAACCCTGTCTATCTTACAGAGAGGTGTGAGCCCTGGAGGATGGGGGCAACTCCTGttagggaaaaaaggaagagggaaggataCCTTCTCAGTGTCCTCCTTCTTCACTTGCTTCAGGTTGGCTCGGAGGTCCATGCAGACCTTGTGcttggagcccagcagggcccgCAGCATGGCGTCAGCCGACATGCGCACCCTGCGCAGCGGCGGCCGCTTGAACTTGCCACGCAGGTCAAAGAGTTTCTGGCTCAAGTCTTCCAGCTGGGGGGGATGAAATGAGGAGGGGGTAGAGAGAGAGAAGGGCATGGGTTTAATGAGATGGACCCAAGCAGTGCAGGGAGGCATGAGGAATGGGCTGCAGACTCCCCAGAAGGGTGTCTCCAGAGGAAACTCACCTCCTTTGTAGTCTTCTGTAGCTTCACCTCTGTGTCATACCTCTCCTCATCCACTGACTCTATCTTGGCATGAAGCTTtttgcacagctcctgggaagaaagcaaagaggGACGTTGACTGCTAGGATCCAGACATGATTCCTCTCTCCTGATCGCTCCGGCTCTGAAAGCCCTCAGTCCTGAAGATTAGATGGGACTAAGGTGAAGAGGGGCTTGTCAGCCAGCTCCCTGCTACTGCCTGCGCGCAAATGCTGCCTCAACACATCATTTAAAACACATCTTTCCTGCCAGCCCTTTCCAGCCCTTTTGTTTGCAGAGAGACCCCACCTGCCTCTCAAGCCAGCTGCATGTTCATCTGGCTCCAGGGTAACTCAGGTGAGGAGAGGGTCAAGATGGGAAGGTCAGTCTAGATTCACCAGGCTGACTGATGGAGTCAAATATTTTCTGCTCCCGCACAGAAAGAAGCCTGTACCTGAAGTTCCTGCATGGATCCTGGGAGCGACAGAGGAGGGCAATGTTCTGCCAGGTAGTTTTGCTTCTCCACTTCTTTAGCAGCTGCttccttttctatttcagtGACAGCAAGCTGGAGCATAGCActctggaaggcagcaggagaagcgTCAGTGCAGGGTGGAAGCAAGGAAGGAGGGTAGGGGGGGTCATCAGGGAGTGGAAGTCCTGATGGAGAGGGGAGTTCCCATAAATACCACCATTTCCAAGCAAGGGATAAGATAGAGACCCAGTAAGGAGAGGGGTGGGAGGCCCCTGTGTTGTGCATCATGGCCTCTTCTAGCAGGGAGAGTGCTGAGAGCTGGCTGGCTTGGGATGGGAGGTGGGAAGGTCAGGacacagatcccacagccccagcagtggACGTACCTTCAGGTGCTGCCGACGGGCAGTGGCTGCCCTCCTCTTTTTCTgcaagtggaagaaaaaagagaaaagaaggttATCAGGTGCCCATTCCCCTTTCCATTGCCCTTCCCCATGCAATGCCACAGTCCACCAAGGACCTGCAGGGAGATCCATCTTAACACACAGTTTCTCTCCAAACCAGCAGCACTCAAGGAAATAGCTCCCTGCTGAACCCAGCTTTGCCAGCCTCAGGTAGCTAAAACTACAGAGTCCCAGAGGAAAAGATAACAAGGGTAATGAACTtgaaaatatatgtataaaatatggCTTCAAACTTGGCTTCTTGGGACTTTTAGCCTTTTCTCTAATTTCCTCTTCACTCAGATGTGTTTTACTTTGTGCTCAAGCTAACGACCCCCATGTTCCTGGGCACTCAGAAGCTGTGGGATGTCTTTCTGAGCAGTCCAGGGCACATGTCCTTCTGACACTCTGGTGACAAGGACAGCCAGGCAGGTGAAAACATGAAGGCTGTGTaatttccaggctggagctggaaagaCCAAGTGATGCTGAAGCAGAGGTTCATCACAGCTGGAGGGCAGACCCAACCACAGGCTGCCCTTCTGTCCTTGCCATGCTGGatcagcagccacaggactcCAATttataaaaaacccacaacttctttatttcagctgtttccTGAGCATTTCACCCAGAAGACAGGGCACGGCTGAGTTGGGCTGGCCCAGGGGAAACACATCTGAGATGCTGAGGGGCAGGGAGTAGAAAGCAGCACTCGGGTGtgggtctgtgctgcagagaggaggaagtgGATAAGGATGTGCAGAGTGAAATGTAACAAAACCTGACACTTCTCACACATGTAAATGAGGCCAAGGCCCTCCTGACAGGgctggagggctctgcagaaAAAAGACACCCAGCCCAGAGATGCAGCACACTATTAACCATCAGATAATCCAGTCCTTCCAGGGCTCATTCTCCATCTGAAAACCAGTACCTTAGCAAAGAGTGCCCTCCCAGCCTCTTCTGGGAGGTCTGGGTTTGATGAGGAGTAAAAGAACATGTTTGATATCGGCACCATTGTGTGGCATTTCTGTGTGTCCCTGACatcctcttttctctcagtgAGAACAAGCTGGAGCTTGTGGTGTTGCAGACATATGGGGAGATGCCAAGCAGAAATGAAGGATGGAGCAATTTGCAAAGAGGAAATGTGGAGTGACAAAGCCACAAACAATCCTCCCACACCTTCCCCTGCATTTCTCCAGACACCCCCAACACCACCTGGCTTTGCCAAGAAGCCAGAGAAAACTTGCTAAGATGAAACTT
This sequence is a window from Serinus canaria isolate serCan28SL12 chromosome 5, serCan2020, whole genome shotgun sequence. Protein-coding genes within it:
- the TNNI2 gene encoding troponin I, fast skeletal muscle — translated: MLQLAVTEIEKEAAAKEVEKQNYLAEHCPPLSLPGSMQELQELCKKLHAKIESVDEERYDTEVKLQKTTKELEDLSQKLFDLRGKFKRPPLRRVRMSADAMLRALLGSKHKVCMDLRANLKQVKKEDTEKEKDLRDVGDWRKNIEEKSGMEGRKKMFEAGES